A stretch of the Rosa rugosa chromosome 5, drRosRugo1.1, whole genome shotgun sequence genome encodes the following:
- the LOC133707752 gene encoding tubby-like F-box protein 3 isoform X2, with protein sequence MSIRSLIQDMRFSRSQRVVQDRSAVAAPEVGDSVKQSCWAQMPQELLREVLMRIEASEAAWPPRKSVVACAGVCRSWRLLTKEIVKSPELSGKLTFPISVKQPGPRDELLRCFIKRNRSTQTYYLYLGLTHALTDEGKFLLAARKYKRPTCTDYIISLNGDEMSKGSSNYIGKLRSNFLGTKFTIFDGQPTDVGAKFTKSRSTRLVNLKQVSPRVPAGNYPVAHISYELNMLGSRGPRRMQCTMDGIPASAIQPGGVAPTQAEFSSSTAEFFPSLPFFRSKSTRMESFLGPSAKPKDGVIVLRNKAPRWHEQLQCWCLNFHGRVTVASVKNFQLVASPENGPAGPEHEKIVLQFGKVGKDLFTMDYRYPISAFQAFSICLSSFDTKIACE encoded by the exons atgtcaaTACGGAGCTTAATCCAGGACATGAGGTTTTCCCGGTCGCAGCGGGTGGTTCAGGACCGGTCGGCGGTGGCGGCGCCGGAGGTGGGCGACTCGGTGAAGCAGAGCTGCTGGGCACAGATGCCTCAGGAGCTTCTCAGGGAGGTTTTGATGAGAATTGAGGCTTCTGAGGCCGCCTGGCCGCCGCGGAAGAGCGTCGTCGCCTGCGCCGGAGTTTGCCGGAGCTGGAGGCTGCTGACGAAAGAGATCGTTAAATCGCCTGAGCTCTCCGGAAAGCTCACCTTTCCCATCTCCGTTAAGCAG CCTGGTCCAAGGGATGAACTGCTACGGTGCTTTATAAAAAGGAACCGCTCAACCCAGACATATTATCTTTACCTCGGTTTGACCCATG CATTAACTGATGAGGGAAAGTTCCTACTTGCTGCTCGCAAGTATAAACGCCCCACCTGCACAGACTATATTATCTCACTAAATGGTGATGAAATGTCAAAGGGCAGCAGCAACTATATTGGAAAACTGAG GTCAAATTTTTTAGGAACCAAGTTCACCATCTTTGATGGGCAGCCAACTGATGTGGGAGCCAAGTTTACAAAAAGTCGATCCACTAGGCTAGTGAATTTGAAACAAGTTTCACCTAGGGTCCCTGCTGGCAACTATCCAGTGGCTCACATTTCATATGAGCTAAATATGTTGGGTTCCAG GGGTCCAAGGAGAATGCAATGCACCATGGATGGCATTCCTGCCTCTGCGATTCAACCTGGAGGTGTAGCACCCACACAGGCAGAGTTTTCAAGTAGTACTGCCGAGTTCTTTCCGTCCCTTCCATTTTTCCGTTCGAAATCAACTCGCATGGAAAGTTTCCTAGGGCCTTCGGCCAAACCAAAAGATGGGGTGATCGTGTTGAGAAACAAAGCTCCAAGGTGGCATGAACAACTCCAGTGTTGGTGTTTGAACTTTCATGGACGAGTAACAGTTGCTTCAGTGAAAAACTTTCAGTTGGTGGCTTCTCCTGAAAATGGACCAGCTGGGCCAGAGCACGAGAAGATTGTCCTCCAATTTGGGAAAGTGGGCAAGGATTTGTTTACCATGGATTACaggtacccaatatcagcatTCCAGGCATTTTCAATCTGCCTCAGCAGCTTTGACACCAAGATCGCTTGTGAATAA
- the LOC133707752 gene encoding tubby-like F-box protein 3 isoform X1, whose translation MSIRSLIQDMRFSRSQRVVQDRSAVAAPEVGDSVKQSCWAQMPQELLREVLMRIEASEAAWPPRKSVVACAGVCRSWRLLTKEIVKSPELSGKLTFPISVKQPGPRDELLRCFIKRNRSTQTYYLYLGLTHALTDEGKFLLAARKYKRPTCTDYIISLNGDEMSKGSSNYIGKLRSNFLGTKFTIFDGQPTDVGAKFTKSRSTRLVNLKQVSPRVPAGNYPVAHISYELNMLGSRVRTSRGPRRMQCTMDGIPASAIQPGGVAPTQAEFSSSTAEFFPSLPFFRSKSTRMESFLGPSAKPKDGVIVLRNKAPRWHEQLQCWCLNFHGRVTVASVKNFQLVASPENGPAGPEHEKIVLQFGKVGKDLFTMDYRYPISAFQAFSICLSSFDTKIACE comes from the exons atgtcaaTACGGAGCTTAATCCAGGACATGAGGTTTTCCCGGTCGCAGCGGGTGGTTCAGGACCGGTCGGCGGTGGCGGCGCCGGAGGTGGGCGACTCGGTGAAGCAGAGCTGCTGGGCACAGATGCCTCAGGAGCTTCTCAGGGAGGTTTTGATGAGAATTGAGGCTTCTGAGGCCGCCTGGCCGCCGCGGAAGAGCGTCGTCGCCTGCGCCGGAGTTTGCCGGAGCTGGAGGCTGCTGACGAAAGAGATCGTTAAATCGCCTGAGCTCTCCGGAAAGCTCACCTTTCCCATCTCCGTTAAGCAG CCTGGTCCAAGGGATGAACTGCTACGGTGCTTTATAAAAAGGAACCGCTCAACCCAGACATATTATCTTTACCTCGGTTTGACCCATG CATTAACTGATGAGGGAAAGTTCCTACTTGCTGCTCGCAAGTATAAACGCCCCACCTGCACAGACTATATTATCTCACTAAATGGTGATGAAATGTCAAAGGGCAGCAGCAACTATATTGGAAAACTGAG GTCAAATTTTTTAGGAACCAAGTTCACCATCTTTGATGGGCAGCCAACTGATGTGGGAGCCAAGTTTACAAAAAGTCGATCCACTAGGCTAGTGAATTTGAAACAAGTTTCACCTAGGGTCCCTGCTGGCAACTATCCAGTGGCTCACATTTCATATGAGCTAAATATGTTGGGTTCCAG AGTTCGTACAAGCAGGGGTCCAAGGAGAATGCAATGCACCATGGATGGCATTCCTGCCTCTGCGATTCAACCTGGAGGTGTAGCACCCACACAGGCAGAGTTTTCAAGTAGTACTGCCGAGTTCTTTCCGTCCCTTCCATTTTTCCGTTCGAAATCAACTCGCATGGAAAGTTTCCTAGGGCCTTCGGCCAAACCAAAAGATGGGGTGATCGTGTTGAGAAACAAAGCTCCAAGGTGGCATGAACAACTCCAGTGTTGGTGTTTGAACTTTCATGGACGAGTAACAGTTGCTTCAGTGAAAAACTTTCAGTTGGTGGCTTCTCCTGAAAATGGACCAGCTGGGCCAGAGCACGAGAAGATTGTCCTCCAATTTGGGAAAGTGGGCAAGGATTTGTTTACCATGGATTACaggtacccaatatcagcatTCCAGGCATTTTCAATCTGCCTCAGCAGCTTTGACACCAAGATCGCTTGTGAATAA